The following proteins come from a genomic window of Populus nigra chromosome 6, ddPopNigr1.1, whole genome shotgun sequence:
- the LOC133698025 gene encoding uncharacterized protein At1g66480, with translation MGNSLGWKKTAKVMKISGETFKFKTPVKAGEVVKDYPGHVLLESEAVKHYGIRAKPLEEHQDLVPKRLYFLVELPKTPTEKVPRRVRSGINMSAKDRLESLMLSRRSTSDLSIMKPASIEAEEAKSGAMRVKMRLPKAEVERLMQESKDETEAAAKIVDLCMANTAGGSNNSSREIAQNGQESALLQQQVHWKSTGHGRVSSQGIIKAREKRVSFLPVGEGETQIAVASY, from the exons ATGGGCAACAGTTTAGGATGGAAAAAGACTGCAAAAGTCATGAAGATAAGTGGTGAGACATTCAAATTCAAGACACCAGTGAAGGCTGGGGAGGTAGTTAAGGACTATCCAGGGCATGTTTTGCTAGAATCAGAGGCTGTTAAGCATTATGGCATTAGGGCAAAGCCATTGGAAGAACACCAAGACTTGGTGCCAAAAAGGCTTTACTTCCTAGTAGAGCTACCAAAGACTCCAACTGAGAAAGTTCCAAGAAGGGTTCGTTCAGGGATTAACATGAGTGCTAAAGACAGGCTCGAAAGCCTAATGCTCTCTAGGAGATCAACATCTGATCTCTCGATAATGAAGCCTGCTAGCATTGAGGCCGAGGAGGCAAAAAGTGGTGCAATGAGGGTGAAGATGAGATTACCAAAGGCAGAAGTGGAGAGGTTGATGCAAGAAAGTAAAGATGAGACTGAGGCAGCTGCTAAGATTGTGGATCTCTGCATGGCAAACACTGCAGGTGGCAGCAATAATAGCTCTCGTGAGATTGCACAAAATGGTCAAGAGAGTGCGTTGTTGCAGCAACAAGTTCATTGGAAGAGTACTGGCCATGGGAGAGTCAGCAGCCAAGGTATCATCAAGGCACGTGAG AAGCGAGTGAGTTTCCTGCCAGTCGGTGAAGGAGAGACGCAAATAGCCGTGGCTTCTTATTAG